The Crocinitomicaceae bacterium genome includes a region encoding these proteins:
- a CDS encoding ATP-binding protein yields the protein MKKWIETGLAWLEKSLGNIPSELNEIDWKLTLSPNNDKLCKHISAFANLPGGGFLAFGIDDNTGRVIGITRNTANDIVAKLASLCRDGVEPLVSIDHSIEEFRAKSILLIHIKESAVKPVHLKGKTIEDSFIRSGGTTRKASRQDVGALMLNSKSPTWEELHASKLLNDVEVITLLESIAS from the coding sequence ATGAAAAAATGGATAGAGACAGGTTTAGCCTGGTTAGAGAAATCATTGGGTAATATTCCAAGTGAATTAAACGAAATTGATTGGAAGCTAACATTGTCTCCAAATAATGATAAACTATGTAAACACATTTCGGCATTTGCTAATTTGCCGGGAGGAGGATTTTTAGCATTTGGTATTGATGATAATACTGGACGTGTAATTGGAATTACTAGAAACACAGCAAACGACATTGTAGCCAAATTGGCTTCGCTTTGTCGAGATGGCGTAGAACCGCTGGTTAGTATTGATCACAGTATAGAAGAGTTTCGAGCAAAATCTATTCTCCTAATTCACATTAAGGAAAGTGCTGTCAAACCGGTTCATTTAAAAGGCAAGACAATTGAAGACAGCTTTATTCGAAGTGGAGGAACAACTAGAAAAGCATCAAGACAAGATGTTGGCGCGCTCATGCTGAATAGTAAATCACCAACCTGGGAAGAATTACACGCCTCAAAATTATTAAATGATGTAGAAGTAATTACCCTTTTGGAATCAATAGCGTCCTAA
- a CDS encoding transposase, which translates to MELPYCNTDCFQYFIQELSKQNPKELKLIVLDNGAFHKAKKLIIPENIILIFLPPYSPELNPAEKIWWQLKQEFVCKSFNTIDQLGKHLAKVVRRIITTKTVKKICSFKYLLCSF; encoded by the coding sequence TTGGAACTGCCTTATTGTAATACAGATTGCTTTCAATATTTTATTCAAGAATTATCAAAGCAGAATCCAAAAGAACTTAAACTAATCGTGCTTGACAACGGAGCCTTCCATAAGGCAAAGAAACTAATCATACCCGAGAATATCATTTTAATTTTTCTGCCGCCTTATAGTCCAGAACTAAACCCCGCCGAGAAAATTTGGTGGCAACTCAAACAAGAGTTCGTTTGCAAATCCTTTAATACCATCGATCAATTGGGCAAACACTTAGCCAAGGTTGTGAGGAGAATAATTACAACAAAAACAGTAAAGAAAATTTGTTCCTTCAAATATTTATTATGCTCTTTTTAG
- a CDS encoding helix-turn-helix domain-containing protein, whose protein sequence is MANALSITVKESLKDLRSLLKKSADHHGPKIKMLIEIKRSDRALGKNELAELIGVNHNSIQTWRTKYQKGGISELLKDGRIGFKPSIISKSVHKKIKLKLCSEDAAFSSYKQLHAWVENNFIKGVNYNSLRHYVKRHFGASLKVPRKSHIKRIKKRLLLLKKLQTNL, encoded by the coding sequence ATGGCAAATGCACTCTCTATTACGGTGAAAGAATCGCTTAAGGACTTAAGAAGTCTCTTAAAAAAATCTGCAGACCACCACGGTCCGAAAATAAAAATGCTTATTGAGATCAAGCGTTCTGATCGAGCATTAGGCAAGAATGAATTAGCGGAACTGATAGGTGTAAATCACAACAGTATTCAGACATGGCGGACTAAATATCAAAAGGGCGGTATATCCGAATTATTAAAGGATGGTAGAATTGGATTTAAGCCCTCCATAATAAGTAAGTCTGTGCATAAGAAAATTAAATTGAAGCTTTGTTCAGAGGATGCCGCATTTTCAAGCTACAAACAATTACATGCGTGGGTGGAAAATAATTTTATTAAAGGAGTTAATTACAACAGCTTGCGTCATTATGTTAAAAGGCACTTTGGCGCATCGTTAAAAGTACCCCGCAAGAGTCATATTAAAAGGATAAAGAAGCGGTTGCTACTTTTAAAAAAACTTCAAACGAATCTGTAA
- a CDS encoding tetratricopeptide repeat protein has product MRFFYSIFFFVLCGSLSAKAQFTADEEKYLDSLAFVAEHEKEDSIVLNALLTWDDFIYAYDRDLDFELNRRIVAIVQQGLNKPGINDRYRQIYLRSYSVAQNNLGLLLMDDEEFLSALKCFQVSLQIAEHYQDSMKIGNALNNIGMIYEHLRLNEKAIEYYTESHSYDKADLISTGSYYNNVALCYMAMGDTVKAFELLTLSLAYSDSADDFRGMGNTHSNLGIIYLGWNQPEEALRQYELSIAAYDRGESGGRSAMSYKGMGLAYLDLGNYSKAIEYCQKAYEIATQSESILAQKESCYCLYEANKKIGNTASALQYHEDYVTHRNALEDAEKRVELLKTDFQFNLDRQHLQDSLTYSSAQQLERERFETKLEKKQITQYVLFGGILFCLVLGAFILRSYFRKKKDAEIISNQKREVELQKHIVEEKNKEITDSINYAKRIQDAILPSTILLENTFKDCFVYYKPKDIIAGDFYWLEKKNNLVFFAVADCTGHGVPGAMVSVVCHNALNRAVNEFNLINPGNILDKTRELVIETFEQKEDTTQVETIRDGMDITLCVWHTDQQKLFFSGANNSLYLVRKNNLTEYHADSQPIGNYAEEKPFNTIEIQLEPDDLLYLYTDGYADQFGGPDGKKFKYKKLKDLLLSIATLSVNQQKNQLDTTFETWKGHLEQVDDVCVMAVSIV; this is encoded by the coding sequence GTGAGATTTTTTTATTCAATATTCTTTTTTGTTTTGTGCGGATCACTTTCTGCAAAGGCACAGTTCACCGCTGACGAAGAAAAATATCTTGATTCACTTGCCTTTGTTGCAGAGCATGAGAAAGAAGACTCCATTGTTCTCAATGCCTTGTTAACCTGGGATGATTTCATTTATGCTTATGATCGTGACCTAGATTTTGAGTTGAACAGAAGAATTGTTGCCATTGTGCAACAGGGCTTGAATAAACCCGGTATTAATGATCGGTATCGGCAAATTTATTTGAGATCATACAGTGTGGCCCAAAATAATCTTGGCTTACTCTTGATGGATGATGAAGAATTTTTATCTGCATTGAAGTGTTTTCAAGTGAGCTTACAAATTGCAGAACATTATCAGGACAGCATGAAAATTGGCAATGCGCTGAATAATATTGGAATGATATACGAGCATCTCAGGCTGAATGAAAAAGCCATTGAATACTATACTGAAAGCCATAGTTACGACAAAGCTGATCTCATTTCAACGGGTTCATATTACAACAATGTTGCCTTATGTTATATGGCAATGGGAGACACCGTGAAAGCATTTGAATTGCTTACACTGAGTCTAGCCTACTCTGATTCTGCAGATGATTTTAGGGGCATGGGCAATACACATTCTAATTTGGGGATAATTTATTTGGGGTGGAATCAACCAGAAGAAGCGTTGAGACAATATGAGCTTTCTATTGCAGCATATGATCGGGGTGAATCAGGAGGCAGGTCAGCAATGTCATATAAGGGAATGGGGCTAGCCTATCTTGATTTAGGGAATTACTCAAAAGCAATAGAATATTGTCAGAAGGCTTATGAAATTGCTACACAATCTGAAAGTATTCTAGCTCAAAAAGAATCATGCTATTGTTTGTATGAAGCTAACAAGAAAATTGGTAATACAGCAAGTGCACTGCAATATCATGAGGATTACGTAACACATAGAAACGCCTTGGAAGATGCTGAAAAGAGAGTTGAATTGCTCAAAACCGATTTCCAGTTCAACTTAGACAGACAGCATCTGCAAGATAGTCTCACCTACAGCAGTGCACAGCAATTAGAGCGAGAACGATTTGAAACTAAACTTGAAAAAAAACAAATTACACAATACGTACTTTTTGGCGGTATTTTATTCTGCCTAGTGCTGGGGGCTTTCATTCTTAGAAGCTACTTCCGCAAAAAGAAAGATGCAGAAATTATTTCTAATCAAAAACGTGAAGTTGAATTGCAAAAGCATATTGTTGAAGAAAAAAACAAAGAGATCACAGATAGTATCAATTACGCCAAGCGGATTCAGGATGCAATACTCCCTTCAACTATTTTATTGGAAAACACCTTTAAAGATTGTTTTGTTTATTACAAACCAAAAGATATCATTGCCGGAGATTTTTACTGGCTGGAGAAAAAAAATAATCTCGTATTTTTTGCAGTTGCAGACTGTACCGGACATGGTGTGCCTGGTGCCATGGTGAGCGTGGTTTGCCACAATGCACTCAATAGAGCGGTAAATGAATTCAATCTCATCAATCCGGGAAATATTCTTGACAAAACACGCGAACTGGTAATTGAAACATTTGAACAAAAAGAAGACACTACTCAGGTTGAAACCATTAGAGACGGAATGGATATTACACTTTGTGTTTGGCACACTGATCAGCAAAAACTATTTTTCTCAGGTGCAAATAACAGTTTGTATCTTGTCAGAAAAAACAATTTAACAGAATATCATGCCGACAGTCAGCCAATTGGAAACTACGCTGAAGAAAAACCATTCAACACCATTGAAATTCAATTAGAGCCGGACGATTTACTGTATCTTTACACAGACGGATACGCAGATCAGTTTGGTGGTCCTGACGGGAAAAAATTTAAATATAAAAAACTGAAAGATCTTCTGCTATCAATTGCCACGCTTTCTGTGAATCAACAAAAAAATCAATTGGATACAACATTTGAAACCTGGAAAGGGCATCTGGAACAAGTAGATGATGTCTGTGTTATGGCAGTTAGCATTGTATAA
- a CDS encoding DEAD/DEAH box helicase, whose product MKFSEFGLSETILEAISYMGFEHATPVQELAIPLILQNKDLIACAQTGTGKTAAFVLPILNKLRDKQDTSINTLVIVPTRELAVQIEQQIQGLSYFVSVGSIAIYGGGDGKGWDVQKDALVSGTDIIVATPGKLISHLKMGYVDFSKVKHLVLDEADRMLDMGFSDDLNKIISFLPKERQTLMFSATMPNQIRQLAKKILNEPAEISLSISKPAEGVSQFVCFANEDQKDNVLHYILKQHVDFDSIIVFTSAKAKVSSIIRGLRKNGYAAKGISSDLEQDQREEVLQEFRSKRLRILVATDVMSRGIDIKEINMVVNYDVPHDAEDYVHRVGRTARANTTGIAYTLVNGHDQIKLKRIEKLIDGEVPRMPWPEELGQAPDLKNHQSDKGHNKKKKFFKKKKSGEKQSSPQPKSAEGTSK is encoded by the coding sequence ATGAAATTTTCAGAATTCGGCCTTAGTGAAACTATCCTTGAAGCTATATCATACATGGGATTTGAACATGCAACGCCGGTACAAGAACTTGCAATTCCACTCATTCTCCAAAACAAAGACCTGATTGCTTGTGCGCAGACTGGTACGGGTAAAACTGCTGCTTTTGTTTTACCAATTTTAAATAAACTGAGAGATAAGCAAGATACCTCCATCAATACTTTAGTCATTGTACCAACCCGTGAACTTGCAGTGCAGATAGAACAGCAAATACAAGGCCTCTCATACTTTGTGTCAGTTGGTTCCATTGCAATTTACGGCGGTGGTGATGGCAAAGGATGGGATGTACAAAAAGATGCTTTGGTGTCAGGAACAGATATCATTGTTGCCACCCCCGGAAAACTTATTTCTCACCTAAAAATGGGATATGTAGATTTTTCAAAAGTAAAACACTTGGTATTAGATGAAGCAGACCGAATGCTGGATATGGGCTTCAGTGATGATTTGAATAAAATAATTTCATTTCTGCCAAAGGAAAGACAAACCCTGATGTTTAGTGCAACTATGCCAAACCAAATCAGACAACTGGCTAAAAAAATTCTCAATGAACCTGCTGAAATTTCTTTGTCAATTTCTAAACCGGCTGAAGGTGTTTCACAGTTTGTTTGTTTTGCAAATGAAGATCAGAAAGACAATGTCTTACATTATATCTTAAAACAACATGTTGATTTTGATAGCATCATTGTTTTTACTTCAGCCAAAGCTAAGGTATCTTCCATCATTCGTGGGTTAAGAAAAAATGGATATGCTGCCAAAGGTATTTCCTCAGATCTTGAGCAAGATCAACGTGAAGAAGTGCTGCAGGAATTCAGATCAAAACGGCTGCGCATTCTGGTAGCTACTGATGTGATGAGTCGTGGAATTGACATCAAGGAAATTAACATGGTGGTAAATTACGACGTACCCCATGATGCTGAAGATTATGTTCACCGAGTTGGACGAACAGCCAGAGCGAATACCACTGGTATTGCTTACACGCTGGTAAATGGTCATGATCAAATCAAATTAAAACGAATAGAAAAACTCATTGACGGCGAAGTGCCTCGTATGCCTTGGCCTGAAGAACTTGGACAAGCCCCTGATCTAAAAAATCATCAGTCTGATAAAGGGCACAACAAGAAAAAAAAGTTTTTTAAAAAGAAAAAATCAGGAGAGAAACAATCAAGTCCACAGCCAAAAAGTGCAGAGGGCACTTCCAAATGA
- a CDS encoding TraB/GumN family protein, whose protein sequence is MKKITITTLLILFVSIPAAFSQKKYQGLLWEITGNGLKEPSYLYGTMHVSDKIAFNVSDSFYMCLAGVDQVALESSPAGWMDEYGQMSSMYGRDMFSGYNYGYAGFYENAFELIPISKGDFYELLGSNNNLMNQILYRFSPGAEDYQEDTYLDMFIFQAGSKYNKPIHSLEELKEVFELTIKAYEPDEEEEELENDYNQYLENDDYYRYYELIQDAYRTGDLDMLDSLNRKGSMSKNYHKYFIVERNKNMMRRLDSIMQYGSVFTGIGAAHLPGEEGAIELLRGMGYTVRAVDPNSSAKGHKLRKKMLEYYRPVEFTQATTTDQAISVFVPGKLYEMPTNSRGYLEYLSPEPINGGYFSMIRIFTYGPIFNKSPEYYKASFDSLIYITTPGEIKNVTPIELNGYKGYDISSKTSKSSIIRYKIFFTPTEIVLFKGTGTGEYIEHAEPQMFFSKLSLVPQHDNWTEVKPRAGGAHWKMKGPVTGQDFVDNLDSQVDPLYQSFDKTNQNYFLVMRYTLNDLSYIEEDSFDLAYLGKSFGTNIGYEVSTSDLVYQNNLTSMIQKLVPDEKHPELKSELYVKITAYGGNYFMMITTANNEDKETFFNSFGVESYSVKQTYAEIIDSSMFFKVNTVELENSFDASELTNMMYRNYYGNDDMQSEKAWMHDTKERTFTNHRTGEQVAVTYTKFSHYHKVDSMELFWKNQIEQAKSGQTLRITRLTYGTTGSDPTVDFLLSDTASSRGIITHMRLHHGVLYTLKTLTDTAAPVSEFVHTIYTTFSPLDTLVGRSLYEDKVALFFENVNGTDTTEREMAIKNISWIHFEPEHIDRLILLYRNFPYDKTNENEYKQAIMNTLGGIEDKKAYDFLETIYNENGLNSNIQFEVLNTLSWTETAEACLLIKKLLTQNTPFTDDRSKLNFFHNLGDSLELVKPMFPDLLTLISFPEYKERVFGLLSDAYLDSIVTKDQFAKDKQMIIREANVEIKRVLSDQEQDEPDENDYDYYDYNSYYLNHYGYSSEYNQRLLDFYVIMSAFKNDADPQVKLFYEGLAKIKDKQLKLEIQIVNHKLGLPIDTAVVGEVTRDIETTVWAYNRLHAEELEEYFTGFTQEKFAFHYLYKAGYKAEEDSVVFLHAELVTDGVDTGYVYFFKRKAKDKKYWMLDYVGLLPTDTNDFFITQAEYKKDLSFKTEDELEETLEIILERFALARRQRVSFAQNDYWGMYGGMFGEYER, encoded by the coding sequence ATGAAGAAAATTACTATCACCACGTTATTGATCTTGTTTGTTTCAATTCCTGCCGCCTTTTCTCAAAAAAAATACCAGGGATTGTTGTGGGAGATTACCGGAAACGGACTCAAAGAACCTAGTTATTTATATGGTACCATGCACGTGAGTGATAAAATAGCATTCAACGTGAGTGATTCTTTTTATATGTGTCTTGCAGGAGTTGATCAGGTGGCACTTGAATCATCACCTGCAGGTTGGATGGATGAATATGGTCAAATGTCATCAATGTACGGACGCGATATGTTTAGTGGATACAATTATGGTTACGCCGGATTTTATGAAAACGCATTTGAACTAATTCCCATTTCAAAAGGTGATTTTTATGAATTGCTTGGTTCTAATAATAATTTAATGAATCAGATTTTGTATCGCTTTAGTCCCGGAGCTGAAGATTATCAGGAAGACACCTATCTTGATATGTTTATTTTTCAGGCCGGTTCAAAATATAATAAACCCATTCATAGCTTGGAAGAATTGAAAGAAGTATTTGAATTAACCATTAAAGCTTATGAACCTGATGAAGAAGAAGAGGAGCTTGAAAATGATTATAATCAATATCTTGAGAATGATGATTACTACCGCTATTATGAATTGATTCAGGATGCTTATAGGACAGGAGATTTAGACATGCTGGATTCTTTGAACCGCAAAGGAAGCATGAGTAAAAATTACCATAAGTATTTTATAGTTGAAAGAAATAAAAACATGATGCGCCGGTTGGATTCTATCATGCAATACGGTTCAGTTTTTACCGGTATTGGTGCTGCCCATTTACCGGGTGAAGAAGGCGCCATTGAATTATTGCGCGGCATGGGCTATACCGTGCGTGCAGTTGATCCTAACTCAAGCGCAAAAGGGCATAAACTCAGAAAAAAAATGCTGGAATATTATCGTCCGGTGGAATTCACGCAAGCAACTACAACTGACCAGGCCATTTCTGTTTTTGTGCCGGGAAAATTGTATGAAATGCCAACAAACTCACGTGGTTATCTTGAATATCTTTCTCCTGAACCTATCAATGGCGGATATTTTAGTATGATCAGAATTTTTACGTATGGACCAATCTTCAATAAATCACCTGAATATTACAAAGCAAGTTTTGATAGCTTAATTTATATTACAACACCGGGTGAAATTAAAAACGTGACTCCTATTGAGCTCAATGGATACAAGGGATACGACATTAGCAGTAAAACTTCAAAAAGTAGTATCATCCGCTATAAAATATTTTTCACCCCAACAGAAATTGTGCTGTTTAAAGGAACCGGTACCGGTGAATACATTGAACATGCAGAACCACAAATGTTTTTCAGCAAACTTAGTCTAGTTCCACAACATGATAATTGGACAGAAGTAAAACCAAGAGCCGGCGGTGCTCACTGGAAAATGAAAGGCCCCGTAACCGGTCAAGATTTTGTTGATAATCTTGATTCTCAAGTTGACCCACTATATCAGTCTTTTGACAAAACAAATCAAAACTACTTTTTAGTCATGCGCTACACGCTGAATGACTTATCTTATATTGAAGAGGACTCTTTTGACCTTGCTTATCTAGGCAAATCTTTTGGAACTAATATTGGATATGAAGTATCAACGAGTGATTTGGTATATCAGAACAATCTTACGTCAATGATTCAAAAACTGGTGCCTGATGAAAAACATCCTGAATTGAAGAGTGAATTGTACGTTAAAATCACGGCGTATGGCGGCAATTATTTTATGATGATTACTACGGCAAATAATGAAGATAAAGAAACTTTCTTTAATTCGTTTGGTGTTGAATCATACTCAGTGAAACAAACTTATGCTGAAATTATTGACTCTAGCATGTTCTTCAAAGTGAATACCGTTGAATTAGAAAATTCTTTTGATGCATCAGAGCTCACTAATATGATGTACAGAAATTATTACGGTAACGACGATATGCAATCTGAAAAAGCATGGATGCATGATACCAAAGAGAGAACATTTACCAATCACCGCACCGGTGAACAGGTAGCAGTAACCTACACTAAATTCAGCCATTATCACAAAGTGGATAGCATGGAATTGTTCTGGAAAAACCAAATTGAACAAGCCAAAAGCGGACAAACTTTGCGTATCACCAGATTAACTTACGGTACAACCGGTAGTGACCCTACAGTAGATTTTCTATTGTCTGATACAGCCAGTTCACGTGGAATTATTACCCACATGCGTTTACATCACGGAGTACTTTATACATTAAAAACACTCACTGATACGGCAGCACCGGTATCTGAATTTGTTCATACCATTTACACCACTTTTTCTCCACTTGATACCTTGGTTGGGCGCAGCTTGTATGAAGACAAAGTAGCATTGTTTTTTGAAAACGTGAATGGAACTGATACTACAGAGAGAGAAATGGCAATAAAAAACATTTCATGGATTCATTTTGAACCTGAACATATTGATCGTCTGATTTTATTGTATCGCAATTTCCCATACGATAAAACCAATGAAAATGAGTACAAGCAAGCTATCATGAATACCCTGGGTGGTATTGAAGATAAAAAAGCATATGATTTTCTTGAAACCATTTACAATGAAAACGGATTGAATTCTAATATTCAGTTTGAAGTACTCAATACTCTTTCATGGACTGAAACGGCTGAAGCGTGTTTATTGATTAAAAAATTATTGACTCAAAATACGCCATTTACTGATGATAGATCCAAATTGAATTTCTTCCACAACTTGGGTGATTCACTTGAGTTGGTGAAACCCATGTTCCCTGATTTGCTTACGCTGATATCTTTTCCGGAATATAAAGAAAGAGTTTTTGGTTTGTTGTCTGATGCCTATTTGGATAGCATTGTAACAAAAGATCAGTTTGCAAAAGACAAACAAATGATCATACGTGAAGCCAACGTTGAAATTAAACGCGTTTTATCTGATCAAGAACAAGATGAACCGGATGAAAATGACTACGATTATTACGATTACAACTCATATTATCTGAATCATTATGGTTATTCGTCAGAGTACAATCAACGTTTGCTTGATTTTTATGTGATCATGTCTGCTTTCAAGAATGATGCTGATCCGCAAGTAAAACTCTTCTATGAAGGATTAGCAAAAATTAAAGACAAACAACTAAAACTAGAAATTCAAATTGTCAATCACAAACTAGGCTTGCCAATTGACACTGCTGTTGTTGGAGAAGTGACCAGAGACATAGAAACAACCGTGTGGGCCTACAATCGTTTACATGCTGAAGAACTTGAAGAATATTTTACCGGTTTCACACAAGAGAAATTTGCGTTCCACTATCTCTACAAAGCAGGATACAAAGCAGAAGAAGATTCAGTTGTCTTTCTTCATGCTGAGTTGGTTACTGATGGCGTAGATACTGGGTATGTCTATTTCTTTAAACGCAAAGCAAAAGATAAAAAGTATTGGATGCTTGATTATGTTGGATTATTACCTACTGATACTAATGATTTCTTCATTACACAAGCTGAGTATAAAAAAGATCTTTCATTCAAAACTGAAGATGAACTGGAAGAAACCCTTGAAATTATTTTGGAACGCTTTGCATTGGCTCGCAGACAAAGAGTTTCTTTTGCACAAAATGATTATTGGGGAATGTATGGCGGAATGTTTGGTGAATACGAACGTTAG
- a CDS encoding nitronate monooxygenase, with the protein MKTTLTEMLGIEYPIIMAPMFLVSNTQMLIAAGNAGITGAIPALNFRTDEEFRKAIQEIRSNTKGPIGVNIIANKSNPKQVQHLKTCVELKVDYIITSLGSPEEIIRQCKPAGIKVFCDVVDLKFAKKIEQLGADAVIAVSSRAGGHAGNMSPEELIPLLVKNCNIPVISAGGVGTAEQLQKMLDLGACGVSVGSLFIASQESPVSDEYKQACIQYGSKDIVLSTKISGTPCTVINTPYVQKIGTQQNWFERVMSRSKRLKKWIKMLTFIKGMKALEKSAFKATYKTVWCAGPSIEHVKSIRPVREIVADLVGKA; encoded by the coding sequence ATGAAAACAACACTCACTGAAATGCTTGGCATTGAATACCCCATTATCATGGCACCCATGTTTTTGGTTTCTAATACGCAAATGCTTATTGCGGCTGGTAACGCCGGAATAACCGGGGCCATACCGGCGTTAAATTTCAGAACAGATGAAGAATTCAGAAAAGCAATTCAAGAGATTAGATCAAACACCAAAGGCCCCATTGGTGTGAATATCATTGCCAATAAATCAAACCCAAAACAGGTTCAGCATTTAAAAACCTGTGTTGAATTGAAAGTAGATTATATCATCACGTCTCTAGGCTCACCTGAAGAAATAATACGTCAATGCAAGCCTGCCGGAATTAAAGTGTTTTGTGATGTAGTTGATTTGAAATTTGCTAAAAAAATTGAACAATTAGGGGCAGATGCAGTAATTGCAGTGAGCAGCAGGGCAGGTGGGCATGCCGGAAATATGTCGCCCGAAGAATTGATTCCTCTTCTGGTAAAAAACTGTAATATACCGGTGATTTCAGCAGGCGGAGTTGGAACCGCTGAACAATTACAGAAAATGCTTGACCTGGGAGCATGTGGGGTATCTGTTGGAAGTTTATTTATTGCCAGTCAAGAATCTCCGGTGTCTGATGAGTATAAACAAGCATGTATTCAATATGGATCAAAAGATATTGTATTGAGCACAAAAATATCAGGCACACCGTGTACTGTAATTAACACACCCTATGTTCAGAAAATTGGTACTCAACAAAATTGGTTTGAGCGAGTGATGTCACGCAGCAAGCGATTAAAAAAGTGGATTAAAATGCTCACCTTCATCAAAGGAATGAAAGCACTTGAAAAATCAGCATTTAAAGCAACATACAAAACAGTGTGGTGCGCTGGCCCAAGCATTGAGCATGTTAAATCAATTCGGCCGGTGCGTGAAATTGTGGCTGATCTGGTGGGAAAAGCCTAA
- a CDS encoding DUF4268 domain-containing protein: MFTKEEQSEINSAFWNKLKNQMSSMKNPHGSKVNWMRYNTGINHLYFRMEADELSCRLCIDLQFPDASIREVYWDQFMEFQTLLEQIFKSSIQFHKEYQHTNGKIISRIVISKNEVNMYKNSDWDKMHLFLKLNFAKLDKFWDEYAEVFLQLK; the protein is encoded by the coding sequence ATGTTTACCAAGGAAGAACAAAGTGAAATTAATTCGGCATTCTGGAACAAGTTAAAAAATCAGATGAGTTCTATGAAAAATCCACATGGTAGCAAGGTGAATTGGATGAGATACAACACCGGAATCAATCATCTTTATTTCAGGATGGAAGCGGATGAACTGTCATGCAGGCTGTGTATTGATTTACAATTCCCTGATGCATCTATTCGTGAAGTGTATTGGGATCAGTTCATGGAATTTCAAACGCTTCTTGAGCAAATTTTTAAATCAAGTATTCAATTTCATAAAGAGTATCAGCACACAAACGGCAAAATAATATCACGCATTGTTATCTCAAAAAATGAGGTGAATATGTATAAGAATAGTGATTGGGACAAGATGCACCTGTTTCTGAAATTAAACTTTGCAAAGCTTGACAAATTTTGGGATGAATACGCTGAAGTTTTTCTGCAACTGAAGTAG